A single region of the Portunus trituberculatus isolate SZX2019 chromosome 29, ASM1759143v1, whole genome shotgun sequence genome encodes:
- the LOC123510398 gene encoding vinculin-like isoform X9, with the protein MPVFHTKTIEGILEPVAQQVSRLVILHEEAEDGNAMPDLEKPVMAVSKAVVNLVKVGRETINSSDDPILKQDMPAALHRVESASKLLEEASSLLKADPYSQPARKKLIEGARGILQGTSALLLCFDESEVRKIIRECKKVLDYLAVAEVIETMEDLVQFVKDLSPCLTRVSRDVDARQQELTHQVHREILMRCLEGVKTLSPILICSMKIFIQIFHQGGKGIAEAAENRNYLTGRMTDEINEIIRVLQLTTYDEEEWDADNLTVMKKALNAIDGKAQAAHDWLQDPTALRGGIGEKSLRQILAQADRVADRSLPTDRDVIRKLSGDISSMTDALCELRQDGKGATPQGQSLSRSIGEKLNELSGAISRAVNNVERSGVQQPAHTVAGRLEQAQRWLNNPSMDDKGLGQQAIGLIVEEGKKVASGLTGPAKSGILALCEEVDSLSQQLSEMCRRGQGETPQAQAVARALSSKLKELKDKIQTAVVDRVVEDFVDITTPLKQFTDAAMAPEGTPGREQTFDNKANNLANFSNRAAKTALMVAAGSSGSNKKLTEALLASAGQVESLTPQLVAAGRIRMTYPTNKAADEHFENLRRQYAESIQKVRDLADEATDSAAFIKASEDLIKKHTAACEASIQNHEPQAMVDNTSAIARLANRVLMVAKQEADNSEDPSFVAKVNAASDQVQVAVTPMVQNAKDVAMNPDDQRAIGRWRQSNHALLSAVGEVRRAVMVYPDEPAIPPPPDMSSLTLNDVGPSNGHTMLGSHPVLYSELDQAPPRPPLPGGEKAPPPRPPPPETDDEEETKMFSEVPQPNQPIMMAAHGLHQEVKQWSSRDNEIIAAAKKMALLMAQLSQLVRGEGGTKKDLIACAKAIAEASEEVTQLAKDLARECTDKRMRTNLLQVCERIPTIGTQLKILSTVKATMLGAQECFPRRESEIEILIGSSSEEDQEATEMLVGNAQNLMQSVKETVRAAEAASIKIRTDAGIRLRWVRKQPWYQY; encoded by the exons GTGTCGCGGCTGGTGATCCTGCATGAGGAAGCCGAGGATGGCAACGCGATGCCCGATCTGGAGAAGCCTGTCATGGCGGTGTCCAAGGCTGTCGTCAACCTGGTCAAG GTGGGCCGAGAGACCATCAACAGCAGTGATGACCCCATCCTGAAACAGGACATGCCAGCAGCCCTGCATCGGGTGGAGAGTGCCTCAAAGCTGCTGGAGGAGGCGTCATCATTGCTCAAGGCTGATCCTTACTCCCAGCCGGCAAG gaaGAAGCTGATAGAGGGTGCGCGAGGCATCCTGCAGGGCACTTCAGCACTACTGCTGTGCTTTGATGAGTCTGAGGTGAGGAAGATCATCCGTGAGTGCAAGAAGGTCCTGGACTACCTGGCAGTGGCTGAGGTCATCGAGACCATGGAGGATCTGGTGCAGTTTGTCAAGGACTTGTCTCCCTGCCTGACTCGG GTGTCCCGGGACGTGGACGCACGGCAGCAGGAACTGACGCACCAGGTGCACCGAGAGATCCTGATGCGCTGCCTGGAGGGAGTTAAGACACTCTCCCCCATCCTCATCTGCTCTATGAAGATATTCATTCAGATCTTCCACCAGGGAGGCAAAGGCATCGCTGAGGCTGCTGAGAACAGGAACTACCTTAcag GGCGGATGACGGATGAGATCAATGAGATCATCCGAGTGCTGCAGCTCACCACCTACGATGAGGAGGAGTGGGACGCAGACAACCTGACTGTCATGAAGAAAGCCCTCAATGCCATAGATGGCAAGGCGCAGGCTGCCCATGACTGGCTGCAG GATCCCACAGCACTGCGGGGAGGCATTGGAGAGAAGTCCTTGCGGCAGATCCTCGCCCAGGCCGACAGAGTTGCTGACAGATCACTGCCGACTGACCGCGATGTCATCAGGAAACTCTCAGGAGACATTTCCTCCATGACCGACGCCTTGTGTGAGCTGAGGCAGGATGGCAAGGGAGCCACACCTCAG GGCCAGAGCCTGTCCCGCAGCATCGGGGAGAAGCTTAATGAGCTGAGTGGTGCCATCTCTCGTGCGGTGAACAATGTGGAGCGCAGCGGTGTGCAGCAGCCAGCACACACTGTAGCGGGGCGGCTGGAGCAGGCGCAGCGTTGGCTCAACAACCCTTCCATGGATGACAAGGGTTTGGGGCAGCAGGCCATTGGCCTCATCGTGGAAGAGGGCAAGAAG GTTGCATCGGGACTGACTGGCCCGGCAAAGTCTGGTATCCTTGCGCTGTGTGAGGAGGTAGacagcctctcccagcagcTGTCTGAGATGTGCCGCCGTGGCCAGGGAGAGACGCCCCAGGCGCAGGCAGTGGCCAG GGCACTCTCCTCCAAACTGAAGGAGCTGAAGGACAAGATCCAGACGGCCGTGGTGGACAGAGTGGTGGAGGACTTTGTGGACATCACCACACCCCTCAAGCAGTTCACTGATGCAGCGATGGCACCTGAGG GCACACCGGGTAGGGAGCAGACCTTCGACAACAAGGCAAACAACCTTGCAAACTTCAGCAACCGTGCTGCCAAGACGGCACTCATGGTCGCTGCGGGAAGCTCTGGCAGCAACAAGAAGCTTACTGAGGCTCTGCTGGCATCTGCTGGACAG GTGGAGAGCCTCACCCCTCAGCTGGTCGCCGCTGGCCGCATCCGTATGACATACCCAACCAACAAGGCGGCTGACGAGCACTTTGAGAACCTGCGTCGCCAGTACGCTGAGAGCATCCAGAAAGTGAGGGACCTAGCGGACGAGGCCACTGACTCAGCTGCATTCATCAAGGCTTCAG AGGATCTGATCAAGAAGCACACGGCTGCCTGTGAGGCTTCCATACAGAACCATGAGCCGCAGGCCATGGTGGACAACACCAGTGCCATCGCCCGCCTGGCCAACCGTGTGCTGATGGTGGCCAAGCAGGAGGCCGACAACTCTGAGGACCCAAGCTTTGTGGCCAAGGTCAATGCTGCCTCGGATCAGGTGCAAGTCG CCGTGACGCCTATGGTGCAGAATGCCAAGGATGTGGCCATGAACCCCGACGACCAGCGGGCCATCGGCAGGTGGCGACAGTCCAACCACGct CTGCTGAGTGCGGTGGGTGAGGTGCGGCGAGCAGTGATGGTGTATCCTGACGAGCCGGCCATCCCGCCCCCACCTGACATGTCCTCTCTTACCCTCAATG ATGTTGGGCCAAGCAATGGACACACGATGCTGGGCTCCCATCCTGTTCTGTATTCTGAGCTAG ATCAggcaccaccacgcccaccgcTGCCCGGTggggagaaggctcctccccccCGTCCCCCTCCACCAGAgactgatgatgaagaagagaccAAAATGTTCAGTGAAGTGCCGCAGCCCAACCAGCCCATTATG ATGGCGGCACATGGTCTGCACCAGGAGGTGAAGCAGTGGTCATCCCGGGACAATGAGATCATTGCAGCTGCCAAGAAGATGGCACTGCTTATGGCTCAGCTGTCACAGCTGGTGCGGGGCGAGGGTGGCACCAAGAAGGACCTGATCGCCTGTGCCAAGGCCATTGCTGAGGCCTCTGAGGAAGTGACCCAGCTGGCCAAGGACCTGGCCAGGGAGTGCACTGACAAGAGGATGAGGACG AATCTGTTGCAAGTGTGTGAACGCATCCCCACCATTGGGACGCAGCTCAAGATTCTGTCCACAGTGAAGGCCACCATGCTCGGGGCTCAGG
- the LOC123510398 gene encoding vinculin-like isoform X6: MPVFHTKTIEGILEPVAQQVSRLVILHEEAEDGNAMPDLEKPVMAVSKAVVNLVKVGRETINSSDDPILKQDMPAALHRVESASKLLEEASSLLKADPYSQPARKKLIEGARGILQGTSALLLCFDESEVRKIIRECKKVLDYLAVAEVIETMEDLVQFVKDLSPCLTRVSRDVDARQQELTHQVHREILMRCLEGVKTLSPILICSMKIFIQIFHQGGKGIAEAAENRNYLTGRMTDEINEIIRVLQLTTYDEEEWDADNLTVMKKALNAIDGKAQAAHDWLQDPTALRGGIGEKSLRQILAQADRVADRSLPTDRDVIRKLSGDISSMTDALCELRQDGKGATPQGQSLSRSIGEKLNELSGAISRAVNNVERSGVQQPAHTVAGRLEQAQRWLNNPSMDDKGLGQQAIGLIVEEGKKVASGLTGPAKSGILALCEEVDSLSQQLSEMCRRGQGETPQAQAVARALSSKLKELKDKIQTAVVDRVVEDFVDITTPLKQFTDAAMAPEGTPGREQTFDNKANNLANFSNRAAKTALMVAAGSSGSNKKLTEALLASAGQVESLTPQLVAAGRIRMTYPTNKAADEHFENLRRQYAESIQKVRDLADEATDSAAFIKASEDLIKKHTAACEASIQNHEPQAMVDNTSAIARLANRVLMVAKQEADNSEDPSFVAKVNAASDQVQVAVTPMVQNAKDVAMNPDDQRAIGRWRQSNHALLSAVGEVRRAVMVYPDEPAIPPPPDMSSLTLNAAPARPPPPPQIDLDDDIFKVDFMKIFGEPERALTPSQYQGIHLPDRDQAPPRPPLPGGEKAPPPRPPPPETDDEEETKMFSEVPQPNQPIMMAAHGLHQEVKQWSSRDNEIIAAAKKMALLMAQLSQLVRGEGGTKKDLIACAKAIAEASEEVTQLAKDLARECTDKRMRTNLLQVCERIPTIGTQLKILSTVKATMLGAQECFPRRESEIEILIGSSSEEDQEATEMLVGNAQNLMQSVKETVRAAEAASIKIRTDAGIRLRWVRKQPWYQY; the protein is encoded by the exons GTGTCGCGGCTGGTGATCCTGCATGAGGAAGCCGAGGATGGCAACGCGATGCCCGATCTGGAGAAGCCTGTCATGGCGGTGTCCAAGGCTGTCGTCAACCTGGTCAAG GTGGGCCGAGAGACCATCAACAGCAGTGATGACCCCATCCTGAAACAGGACATGCCAGCAGCCCTGCATCGGGTGGAGAGTGCCTCAAAGCTGCTGGAGGAGGCGTCATCATTGCTCAAGGCTGATCCTTACTCCCAGCCGGCAAG gaaGAAGCTGATAGAGGGTGCGCGAGGCATCCTGCAGGGCACTTCAGCACTACTGCTGTGCTTTGATGAGTCTGAGGTGAGGAAGATCATCCGTGAGTGCAAGAAGGTCCTGGACTACCTGGCAGTGGCTGAGGTCATCGAGACCATGGAGGATCTGGTGCAGTTTGTCAAGGACTTGTCTCCCTGCCTGACTCGG GTGTCCCGGGACGTGGACGCACGGCAGCAGGAACTGACGCACCAGGTGCACCGAGAGATCCTGATGCGCTGCCTGGAGGGAGTTAAGACACTCTCCCCCATCCTCATCTGCTCTATGAAGATATTCATTCAGATCTTCCACCAGGGAGGCAAAGGCATCGCTGAGGCTGCTGAGAACAGGAACTACCTTAcag GGCGGATGACGGATGAGATCAATGAGATCATCCGAGTGCTGCAGCTCACCACCTACGATGAGGAGGAGTGGGACGCAGACAACCTGACTGTCATGAAGAAAGCCCTCAATGCCATAGATGGCAAGGCGCAGGCTGCCCATGACTGGCTGCAG GATCCCACAGCACTGCGGGGAGGCATTGGAGAGAAGTCCTTGCGGCAGATCCTCGCCCAGGCCGACAGAGTTGCTGACAGATCACTGCCGACTGACCGCGATGTCATCAGGAAACTCTCAGGAGACATTTCCTCCATGACCGACGCCTTGTGTGAGCTGAGGCAGGATGGCAAGGGAGCCACACCTCAG GGCCAGAGCCTGTCCCGCAGCATCGGGGAGAAGCTTAATGAGCTGAGTGGTGCCATCTCTCGTGCGGTGAACAATGTGGAGCGCAGCGGTGTGCAGCAGCCAGCACACACTGTAGCGGGGCGGCTGGAGCAGGCGCAGCGTTGGCTCAACAACCCTTCCATGGATGACAAGGGTTTGGGGCAGCAGGCCATTGGCCTCATCGTGGAAGAGGGCAAGAAG GTTGCATCGGGACTGACTGGCCCGGCAAAGTCTGGTATCCTTGCGCTGTGTGAGGAGGTAGacagcctctcccagcagcTGTCTGAGATGTGCCGCCGTGGCCAGGGAGAGACGCCCCAGGCGCAGGCAGTGGCCAG GGCACTCTCCTCCAAACTGAAGGAGCTGAAGGACAAGATCCAGACGGCCGTGGTGGACAGAGTGGTGGAGGACTTTGTGGACATCACCACACCCCTCAAGCAGTTCACTGATGCAGCGATGGCACCTGAGG GCACACCGGGTAGGGAGCAGACCTTCGACAACAAGGCAAACAACCTTGCAAACTTCAGCAACCGTGCTGCCAAGACGGCACTCATGGTCGCTGCGGGAAGCTCTGGCAGCAACAAGAAGCTTACTGAGGCTCTGCTGGCATCTGCTGGACAG GTGGAGAGCCTCACCCCTCAGCTGGTCGCCGCTGGCCGCATCCGTATGACATACCCAACCAACAAGGCGGCTGACGAGCACTTTGAGAACCTGCGTCGCCAGTACGCTGAGAGCATCCAGAAAGTGAGGGACCTAGCGGACGAGGCCACTGACTCAGCTGCATTCATCAAGGCTTCAG AGGATCTGATCAAGAAGCACACGGCTGCCTGTGAGGCTTCCATACAGAACCATGAGCCGCAGGCCATGGTGGACAACACCAGTGCCATCGCCCGCCTGGCCAACCGTGTGCTGATGGTGGCCAAGCAGGAGGCCGACAACTCTGAGGACCCAAGCTTTGTGGCCAAGGTCAATGCTGCCTCGGATCAGGTGCAAGTCG CCGTGACGCCTATGGTGCAGAATGCCAAGGATGTGGCCATGAACCCCGACGACCAGCGGGCCATCGGCAGGTGGCGACAGTCCAACCACGct CTGCTGAGTGCGGTGGGTGAGGTGCGGCGAGCAGTGATGGTGTATCCTGACGAGCCGGCCATCCCGCCCCCACCTGACATGTCCTCTCTTACCCTCAATG CGGCCCCTGCCcgtccaccgcctcctcctcaaaTCGACCTAGATGATGATATTTTTAAAGTGGACTTTATGAAAATCTTTGGGGAACCGGAGAGAGCGCTGACACCCTCGCAGTACCAGGGCATCCACTTGCCTGACAGAG ATCAggcaccaccacgcccaccgcTGCCCGGTggggagaaggctcctccccccCGTCCCCCTCCACCAGAgactgatgatgaagaagagaccAAAATGTTCAGTGAAGTGCCGCAGCCCAACCAGCCCATTATG ATGGCGGCACATGGTCTGCACCAGGAGGTGAAGCAGTGGTCATCCCGGGACAATGAGATCATTGCAGCTGCCAAGAAGATGGCACTGCTTATGGCTCAGCTGTCACAGCTGGTGCGGGGCGAGGGTGGCACCAAGAAGGACCTGATCGCCTGTGCCAAGGCCATTGCTGAGGCCTCTGAGGAAGTGACCCAGCTGGCCAAGGACCTGGCCAGGGAGTGCACTGACAAGAGGATGAGGACG AATCTGTTGCAAGTGTGTGAACGCATCCCCACCATTGGGACGCAGCTCAAGATTCTGTCCACAGTGAAGGCCACCATGCTCGGGGCTCAGG
- the LOC123510398 gene encoding vinculin-like isoform X7 gives MPVFHTKTIEGILEPVAQQVSRLVILHEEAEDGNAMPDLEKPVMAVSKAVVNLVKVGRETINSSDDPILKQDMPAALHRVESASKLLEEASSLLKADPYSQPARKKLIEGARGILQGTSALLLCFDESEVRKIIRECKKVLDYLAVAEVIETMEDLVQFVKDLSPCLTRVSRDVDARQQELTHQVHREILMRCLEGVKTLSPILICSMKIFIQIFHQGGKGIAEAAENRNYLTGRMTDEINEIIRVLQLTTYDEEEWDADNLTVMKKALNAIDGKAQAAHDWLQDPTALRGGIGEKSLRQILAQADRVADRSLPTDRDVIRKLSGDISSMTDALCELRQDGKGATPQGQSLSRSIGEKLNELSGAISRAVNNVERSGVQQPAHTVAGRLEQAQRWLNNPSMDDKGLGQQAIGLIVEEGKKVASGLTGPAKSGILALCEEVDSLSQQLSEMCRRGQGETPQAQAVARALSSKLKELKDKIQTAVVDRVVEDFVDITTPLKQFTDAAMAPEGTPGREQTFDNKANNLANFSNRAAKTALMVAAGSSGSNKKLTEALLASAGQVESLTPQLVAAGRIRMTYPTNKAADEHFENLRRQYAESIQKVRDLADEATDSAAFIKASEDLIKKHTAACEASIQNHEPQAMVDNTSAIARLANRVLMVAKQEADNSEDPSFVAKVNAASDQVQVAVTPMVQNAKDVAMNPDDQRAIGRWRQSNHALLSAVGEVRRAVMVYPDEPAIPPPPDMSSLTLNAAPARPPPPPQIDLDDDIFKVDFMKIFGEPERALTPSQYQGIHLPDRDQAPPRPPLPGGEKAPPPRPPPPETDDEEETKMFSEVPQPNQPIMMAAHGLHQEVKQWSSRDNEIIAAAKKMALLMAQLSQLVRGEGGTKKDLIACAKAIAEASEEVTQLAKDLARECTDKRMRTNLLQVCERIPTIGTQLKILSTVKATMLGAQEILIGSSSEEDQEATEMLVGNAQNLMQSVKETVRAAEAASIKIRTDAGIRLRWVRKQPWYQY, from the exons GTGTCGCGGCTGGTGATCCTGCATGAGGAAGCCGAGGATGGCAACGCGATGCCCGATCTGGAGAAGCCTGTCATGGCGGTGTCCAAGGCTGTCGTCAACCTGGTCAAG GTGGGCCGAGAGACCATCAACAGCAGTGATGACCCCATCCTGAAACAGGACATGCCAGCAGCCCTGCATCGGGTGGAGAGTGCCTCAAAGCTGCTGGAGGAGGCGTCATCATTGCTCAAGGCTGATCCTTACTCCCAGCCGGCAAG gaaGAAGCTGATAGAGGGTGCGCGAGGCATCCTGCAGGGCACTTCAGCACTACTGCTGTGCTTTGATGAGTCTGAGGTGAGGAAGATCATCCGTGAGTGCAAGAAGGTCCTGGACTACCTGGCAGTGGCTGAGGTCATCGAGACCATGGAGGATCTGGTGCAGTTTGTCAAGGACTTGTCTCCCTGCCTGACTCGG GTGTCCCGGGACGTGGACGCACGGCAGCAGGAACTGACGCACCAGGTGCACCGAGAGATCCTGATGCGCTGCCTGGAGGGAGTTAAGACACTCTCCCCCATCCTCATCTGCTCTATGAAGATATTCATTCAGATCTTCCACCAGGGAGGCAAAGGCATCGCTGAGGCTGCTGAGAACAGGAACTACCTTAcag GGCGGATGACGGATGAGATCAATGAGATCATCCGAGTGCTGCAGCTCACCACCTACGATGAGGAGGAGTGGGACGCAGACAACCTGACTGTCATGAAGAAAGCCCTCAATGCCATAGATGGCAAGGCGCAGGCTGCCCATGACTGGCTGCAG GATCCCACAGCACTGCGGGGAGGCATTGGAGAGAAGTCCTTGCGGCAGATCCTCGCCCAGGCCGACAGAGTTGCTGACAGATCACTGCCGACTGACCGCGATGTCATCAGGAAACTCTCAGGAGACATTTCCTCCATGACCGACGCCTTGTGTGAGCTGAGGCAGGATGGCAAGGGAGCCACACCTCAG GGCCAGAGCCTGTCCCGCAGCATCGGGGAGAAGCTTAATGAGCTGAGTGGTGCCATCTCTCGTGCGGTGAACAATGTGGAGCGCAGCGGTGTGCAGCAGCCAGCACACACTGTAGCGGGGCGGCTGGAGCAGGCGCAGCGTTGGCTCAACAACCCTTCCATGGATGACAAGGGTTTGGGGCAGCAGGCCATTGGCCTCATCGTGGAAGAGGGCAAGAAG GTTGCATCGGGACTGACTGGCCCGGCAAAGTCTGGTATCCTTGCGCTGTGTGAGGAGGTAGacagcctctcccagcagcTGTCTGAGATGTGCCGCCGTGGCCAGGGAGAGACGCCCCAGGCGCAGGCAGTGGCCAG GGCACTCTCCTCCAAACTGAAGGAGCTGAAGGACAAGATCCAGACGGCCGTGGTGGACAGAGTGGTGGAGGACTTTGTGGACATCACCACACCCCTCAAGCAGTTCACTGATGCAGCGATGGCACCTGAGG GCACACCGGGTAGGGAGCAGACCTTCGACAACAAGGCAAACAACCTTGCAAACTTCAGCAACCGTGCTGCCAAGACGGCACTCATGGTCGCTGCGGGAAGCTCTGGCAGCAACAAGAAGCTTACTGAGGCTCTGCTGGCATCTGCTGGACAG GTGGAGAGCCTCACCCCTCAGCTGGTCGCCGCTGGCCGCATCCGTATGACATACCCAACCAACAAGGCGGCTGACGAGCACTTTGAGAACCTGCGTCGCCAGTACGCTGAGAGCATCCAGAAAGTGAGGGACCTAGCGGACGAGGCCACTGACTCAGCTGCATTCATCAAGGCTTCAG AGGATCTGATCAAGAAGCACACGGCTGCCTGTGAGGCTTCCATACAGAACCATGAGCCGCAGGCCATGGTGGACAACACCAGTGCCATCGCCCGCCTGGCCAACCGTGTGCTGATGGTGGCCAAGCAGGAGGCCGACAACTCTGAGGACCCAAGCTTTGTGGCCAAGGTCAATGCTGCCTCGGATCAGGTGCAAGTCG CCGTGACGCCTATGGTGCAGAATGCCAAGGATGTGGCCATGAACCCCGACGACCAGCGGGCCATCGGCAGGTGGCGACAGTCCAACCACGct CTGCTGAGTGCGGTGGGTGAGGTGCGGCGAGCAGTGATGGTGTATCCTGACGAGCCGGCCATCCCGCCCCCACCTGACATGTCCTCTCTTACCCTCAATG CGGCCCCTGCCcgtccaccgcctcctcctcaaaTCGACCTAGATGATGATATTTTTAAAGTGGACTTTATGAAAATCTTTGGGGAACCGGAGAGAGCGCTGACACCCTCGCAGTACCAGGGCATCCACTTGCCTGACAGAG ATCAggcaccaccacgcccaccgcTGCCCGGTggggagaaggctcctccccccCGTCCCCCTCCACCAGAgactgatgatgaagaagagaccAAAATGTTCAGTGAAGTGCCGCAGCCCAACCAGCCCATTATG ATGGCGGCACATGGTCTGCACCAGGAGGTGAAGCAGTGGTCATCCCGGGACAATGAGATCATTGCAGCTGCCAAGAAGATGGCACTGCTTATGGCTCAGCTGTCACAGCTGGTGCGGGGCGAGGGTGGCACCAAGAAGGACCTGATCGCCTGTGCCAAGGCCATTGCTGAGGCCTCTGAGGAAGTGACCCAGCTGGCCAAGGACCTGGCCAGGGAGTGCACTGACAAGAGGATGAGGACG AATCTGTTGCAAGTGTGTGAACGCATCCCCACCATTGGGACGCAGCTCAAGATTCTGTCCACAGTGAAGGCCACCATGCTCGGGGCTCAGG